A window of the Zeugodacus cucurbitae isolate PBARC_wt_2022May chromosome 4, idZeuCucr1.2, whole genome shotgun sequence genome harbors these coding sequences:
- the LOC105211048 gene encoding prostaglandin D2 receptor, whose translation MSNTSVLSLISLDPETATASDFAWNVSSTAAPSVVAQPLALYHNRRRFVFSGIVLLLGVIGNLLALIILARKKATKNSKYTLMLRCLASNNLIGLLGMLTTMLLKIYVPKEEFKEFVRWDCTLKVLCRFFGLSSGCIAAVMAIERWMALARPFIYHKHITYELVRKTINSLVLIAVVITFLPFIGFGAYIDESDPKNPTCLRYRDAEGFWNKTYSVLFMLFGSLLCVVIVACNLFVTRVLCFIGRTRTTKRHMHYDMVNREKGSMSRIEGEPSSGSSLYHHSNSVTMTADASPDEIKFAKLMAYLSISFVICWMPQMIAIPMAILPNRVPKAHPFFILADVLMALHFTSDPYIYVLSRTKHSYILGCFKRCRCELRRSQSDQSRLRTTIEQNTSDCGLN comes from the exons ATGTCAAACACCAGCGTTTTATCTTTGATCTCGCTCGATCCGGAGACAGCGACGGCCAGCGATTTCGCCTGGAATGTCAGCTCAACTGCAGCGCCCAGCGTTGTCGCACAACCATTGGCGCTCTATCACAACCGGCGCCGCTTCGTATTCAGCGGCATTGTGCTGTTGCTCGGCGTTATTGGCAATCTATTGGCATTGATTATTTTGGCGCGCAAAAAGGCgacaaaaaacagcaaatacACGCTCATGCTGCG CTGCTTAGCGTCAAACAACCTTATCGGCCTGCTCGGCATGTTAACAACGATGCTGCTGAAGATTTATGTGCCCAAAGAGGAGTTCAAAGAATTCGTGCGTTGGGATTGTACATTGAAAGTGTTGTGTCGCTTCTTCGGCCTGAGTTCCGGTTGCATTGCGGCGGTCATGGCCATTGAACGTTGGATGGCATTGGCCAGACCGTTCATCTATCATAAG CACATCACATACGAGCTCGTGCGCAAAACTATCAATTCGCTGGTGCTCATTGCGGTCGTTATCACGTTTCTACCCTTCATCGGTTTTGGCGCCTACATCGATGAGAGCGATCCAAAGAATCCGACATGTTTGCGTTATCGCGATGCCGAGGGCTTTTGGAATAAAACATATTCGGTGTTGTTTATGCTTTTCG GCTCTCTTCTGTGCGTCGTAATTGTGGCTTGTAACTTGTTCGTGACGCGGGTGCTCTGCTTCATCGGTCGCACACGCACCACCAAGCGACACATGCACTACGACATGGTGAATCGTGAGAAGGGCAGCATGAGTCGCATCGAGGGTGAACCGAGTAGCGGCTCCTCGCTGTATCATCACAGCAATAGTGTGACGATGACAGCAGACGCATCGCCGGATGAGATTAAATTCGCCAAACTGATGGCATATCTGAGCATCTCCTTCGTCATCTGTTGGATGCCGCAAATG ATTGCCATACCGATGGCCATACTACCGAATCGTGTGCCGAAGGCGCATCCCTTCTTCATTTTGGCCGATGTGCTGATGGCGTTGCACTTCACCTCGGACCCGTACATTTATGTGCTCAGCCGAACGAAGCACTCCTACATTCTGGGCTGCTTCAAGCGCTGTCGCTGCGAACTGCGACGCTCGCAGAGTGATCAGAGTCGGCTGCGCACAACCATCGAACAGAATACATCGGACTGTGGACTGAACTGA